The Yersinia entomophaga nucleotide sequence CAGACTCCAACGCACCCAACACAATCATGCGTTGATCCAACGGGTTAACCGGACGTTTCTCTCCTTTCAGGCGTTTAGTGGACGCATCACTGTTAACCGCGACAATCAAACGATCGCCCAGTTTACGGGCGTTAGCCAGATAAGAGACATGACCTGCGTGCAGGATGTCAAAAATTCCGTTGGTCATGACGATTTTTTCACCGCGCTGACGCGCCTGAGCCACCGCAGTTTTAAGCTGTTCTTCGGTCATCACGCCAAAACCAGTACTGGCACGGCCACGGATGGCGTTTTCCAGTTCGATCGGAGAAACCGTTGAAGTACCCAGCTTGCCCACCACGACACCTGCGGCGGCGTTCGCCAGGAAGCAAGATTCTTCCAGCGTTTTACCCGCGGCCAATGCCGAAGCCAATACGCCAATCACAGTGTCACCCGCGCCGGTTACATCGAACACTTCCTGCGCCTGAGTTGGTAAGTGCAGCGGCGGCTGCCCCAGTTGCAACAAGGTCATTCCCTGCTCGGAGCGCGTCACCAGCAGCGCTGACAGCTCGAAATCAGCAACCAGTTTCATACCGCGACTCACTAACTCATCTTCGGTTTTACAATGCCCTACTACCGCCTCAAATTCAGACAGATTAGGCGTCAGCAGGGTTGCACCGCGATAGCGTTCAAAATCACTGCCTTTCGGATCGATAAGCACTGGTACCTTAGCCGCACGCGCCAATTTTATCATCTGCTGAACGCTAACCAGAGCGCCTTTGGCGTAGTCAGAAAGCACCAATGCGCCAATATGAGGCAATGCCTGCTGGATACGATCAAACATAGGCTGAGGATCGACACCGTCAAATCCTTCTTCAAAATCAAGGCGGATCAACTGTTGGTTACGGGAAAGCACCCGCAGCTTGGTAATGGTAGGATGCGTTGGCAGAGACACAAAATCACAGCGCACGTTGACTTCATTCAGCTTGCTGGTCAACGCCCGCGCCGCATCATCAATGCCGGTTAAGCCAACCAACTGTGACGCGGCACCCAGGGAGGCGATATTCATAGCAACGTTAGCTGCACCACCCGGACGCTCTTCGATAGTGTCCACTTTCACCACTGGCACCGGTGCTTCCGGCGATATCCGACTGGTCGGCCCATACCAATAACGGTCCAACATCACGTCGCCAACCACCAGTACACCAGCGCGGCGAAAATCGGGCAGTGTAACTTTCATCCCATAGCTCCAAAACAGATCATTATATTGTGGCGGATAATATCACAGGCTTTCGTTTACCAATAAAATCGGTTTTGCCTTATTACCTCAGGTAGATGAATTTCAGTACAGGCAAAGGGATTTGAATAGCGGTTTTTTCCCCTTTTGCGCAGTGCATGGCAAAAAACCGGTGTCAGAGGCAACATGCCGCAATGAAAAGGGCTATCCACTTCCCATCCACTGCCAATTTCAATTTACAGGTCAGAAAAAGGGGCGATATTCGCCCTACAGACTATTTCCAATAGATAATTAATAAAAATGATAAGAAAAGTGAAATAGTTATCCCAGCCAATGTTGCCAGCTAGCGGCCACCTGCTCTCTCTCGGCAATAAAGCAATCGGCGGCAACTTTGCTGGATAGCTCCTGTAAAGCCAGATGGTGAATCTCATCCCGCATGGTGACGTAGGCTTGGGTCAACGCCACCGCTTCCTGCTGTTCCATAATGCCGTAATTGGCCATCAGCTCGAAAATACGCACGTTATCAGACCAACGGGTTAAACGCGGCTCACCGGCGGCGTAGCGCAATACCAGATACTGGGCGATAAACTCGATATCGGTAATACCTCCCGCATCGGCTTTAATATCAAAGGTATCCCGCTGTTTACTGCCTAAGTGATTGCGCATTTTCTCACGCATTTCGCGCACTTCCTGCTGCAATGTCAGATCGTTACGCGGTTGACACAAAATACGCTGGCGAATGGCCACAAATTCCTGCTGCAGGCTTTCATCGCCATACACCATGCGTGCCCGCACCAGCGCCTGATGTTCCCAGGTCCAAGCTTCGCTTTGCTGATATTCTGCAAAGGCTTCAATGGTGCTCACCAGCATCCCTGACTCACCGGAAGGGCGTAAGCGTGCATCCACTTCATATAAAATACCCGATGAAGTGCGGGTGCTAAACAGATGCATCACGCGCTGCGCCAGACGCAGATAGAACTGGCGGCCATCGATACTGCGCTCGCCGTCCGTCATCACATCTAACGGACAGTCCAGCAGGAAAACCAAGTCTAGATCAGAGCTATATCCCAGTTCCCATCCGCCCAGTTTGCCATAACCAATGACGGCAAAACCGCGCCCTTCCCGATTTTGTAAATGAGTTGGCTGGCCGTAGCGTTTGACCATTTGATTCCAGGCTTGTTGAATCACCGCGTCAATAATGGCTTCGGCAAGATAGGTTAAGTGATCGCTCACTTTCATTACCGGCAGCGCTTCAGTGATATCGCCGGCAGCAATTCGTAGCTGCTGCGCCTGTTTAAACTGACGCAACGCTTCCAGTTGTTGCTCCTCGTCATCCTCCGGCACCCGCAGTAAATACTGACGCAATTCATCACGATAAGCGCCAGGAGCAAGGGGTTGATACAGCGAATGAGGATCGAGTAATTCATCCAATAAAAGCGGGTAACGCGCAAGCTGGCTGGCCACCATCGGTGAAGCGGCGCACAGCTTAATAACGTGAGTCAGCGCTGCATGGTATTCCAGCAGCAGCTCCAGATAGGTGGTACGGGTCACAATGCTCAACAGCAGTTGAATCAGGCGGCTTAGAGCGATATCCGCATCGCGACGCGGACAAACCTCCGCCAGCAAACGCGGCATCAGTTGATCCAGCTTATCCCGACCGCGCGGCCCAATGGTGCGTTTATCCACGTCATGACGGAAAGAAGCGAGCGTGCTAAGGAAGTGTCTGCGCGCATGTTCATCTAAATGCGGAGTCAAGGGCGCCAAATCACCTTCATCCAACGCATCCTGCCACAGACTGTTATACGAAACATAGCAGGCATCTTCGCCAACATCAGGGGTATCATCGCCAATTAGATCGTCAAATACCAAACGAACGGACTGCATGTGATTGTCCAGCGCATCCGTCAGCTCCGCCCAATTCCGTTTCCCCATTCCCCACGCCAGACGCGCTTGATTCAGCCCATCACTCGGCAAAGTTTGGGTTTGTTCATCACCAATCGCCTGTAAAAGATTCTCTAAACGGCGTAAAAACAGGTAGCTGGTGCAGAGATAGTCAACCTGCCGCTGAGTGAGTAATCCCAGCTCTGATACCGCCTGTAGCGTGGGCAGCAACGCTCGTTCCTGCAAACGCGGCTCGCGGCCACCGCGAATCAATTGGAATACCTGCGTAATAAATTCGATTTCCCGAATTCCACCTGCGCCCAGTTTTATATTGTCTTTTAGGCCGCGGCGTCGTACTTCGCGGGCGATCATGCCTTTCATATTACGCAGCGATTGAATCACGCTAAAATCTATATAGCGACGGAATACGAAAGGCCGCAGAGTTCGACGCAGTTCCTGGCTATAATAATCCTCCGCACCGCCCATCAGCCGCGCCTTCACCATCGCATAACGTTCCCAATCGCGACCTTGTTCCTGATAATAGTCTTCCAGCGCGGCGAAGCTCAGCACCAGCGGGCCGCTATCGCCAAAGGGACGCAGCCGCATATCGACCCGATAGACAAAACCATCAATAGTTTGCTGATCCAACGCCTTTATCAGCCGCTGCCCTAAACGAGTAAAGAACTGCGCGTTATCCAGCTCCCGGCGGCCACCTTGGGTATGGCCATTTTCCGGATAAGAGAAAATCAGATCGATATCAGAGGAAAAGTTCAGTTCTCCGCCGCCTAGCTTTCCCATCCCTAAAATCAGCAAAGGTTGTGGAACTCCCTCGCTATTACAAGGCGTTCCCCATTCTTTGCAGCAGGTTTGATACAGCCAATCGCGGCTGGCAATAATAATGCTTTCCGCCAGCCCGCTCAGCTGTTGCAAGGTTTCTTCCGTGGTACTGGTCTGCAACGCCTGCGACCACGCAATACGCACCATCATTCGCCGCCTGAATAAGCGCAGTGCCTTCATCAGCGCGGCTTCATCCTGCACTTCGCTCAGCACCTGGCCCAGCCAATCCGGGTATCGTGGCCACTCATCCGCCTGCGGCGGCTGCTGGTGTAGCTCATCCAACCATTCGGGATGAATCAACAACATATCACTGACAAAATCACTTAGCGTCAGCACTGCAACGTCTTCTTCTGTTAACGTCCGGCTTATCGGAAGCTCATGAAAACGCTGTACAATACTTTGCGCTTGCACCTGTAATTCTGAGGAGAGTGGCAACATTTCGAATCCCTATACAAAACAGCCTGCAAAAAGCAGGCTGTTAATCAGTTAACGCGCAGCTCCGTTGAGCCAGAAAGCGGGCTGAGCCAACGCCTCTTTACGGGCGGTATCACGCCAGTGTCCCTGACGTTCAACAATAGCCTGTTGCAGACCAAACCATCCATCAATGTATGGATGCCATTCGCTCTGCGGATAGAAACCGGATAATAGCTGGAAAGAAAGAATCTGACGATTCAAGCGAGGCAACTGCGCCAGATAGCCATCGTCATCCATATGATGTGTAAAGGCTTCTTTCAAATCTGCAGCGCTGCGACTCAGCATAATATCAGCAAAACGCTTAAAGGAACCCTGTAGCTTTGACTGCCCTTTAGCATCGAGGAACGGACGCCAGCCAGCGTTAACCAGCCAAGATGTGAGCGCCAACTTACATTTAAGATAAGCGGCGCTGTAGCACAATTGTTCCGCCTCGGCATTTTTCGCCGCCAGTAAAGGTTCCAGCTCGGTCAAGAGTGCCCGCAGCTCAGTGCTGGCTTTACGTGGCACCAAACCACCAAATACCGTCATGATCTGACGAATCATCGCTAACGCTTCGATTATCATGGCTTTTGCTGATTCATCGCCACGCAGCCACAGTTCTTCATGGTATTGCCAGTGATCCAAGGCCATTTCCAGACCCGCAGACATTCCCTGCTCAACGGTAGACTTAGGCGCAGGCTGCACCACCAACAACGGACGAACTTCCCGCGCCGGATTGCCTTTTGCCAAATGGTAGCCGCGCGCAGCTTTACTCAGGCTCCCCTGACGCAGACCGCCGTTTTGCGCCAGTTCTGCCGCCAACGCCAGAAGATCCGCCTGATTCCCCTGCTTTAGCTCCAGCTCCACTTCGTGCAAAGCTTCGCTGAGATCGTTGGCTGTAACATTGCCCAGATCCAAAGCCAGTTCAATCAGGCTTTGCTGGTAAGTAACTACCCACTTTTCACGCACAAAGTCGGTCTGGAATAGTGGTTTCAGTTCAGCCTGAAGTGCGGTGACATCCCAGCCTTCCGGCCAGATTTCCACAGGAAATTGCGCCAAATCCAACTCTGGTTTATCAATAGTGACATTATATTCTGGGCGCTGATGCAAACCGCCGACCACCTTGCCACCGGTTTTTATCGTCATTTCAAATTGCCCATCACAGCCGCGAATACGTAAGCCCATATCATGCTCGCGCAGGCGACCGTCTTCGGTTTCAAAGTAGATATTGGTCAGCGTTTGTGGCGCGAAATGTTCATGTGGCCAGGACGCAATCTGGCCCGGCAAGGCAGCAATGGCTGCTGGAGTAGCGATAAATTTTAATTCTATTTCAACGGTCATAATTTCATTCACACCGATATTTGCGAGATTATGGGCATTATGCGCCATTCGCGATAATTTGCCTGTTTTACACCGCTTTTTCTGTACGAAAAGTCTCGTGCAGCAGGCGAGTCAAACCCTATTTTAACCTGATTTGCCGAGTCTGCCCTACTAGCTTGATCAGACTAATTTTAGTTTCTGAAAAACCGGCGAAAATCGCGCTAAACCCGCACTGGCATTGAGAGTAAGATAGTTCTCATTCCGGTTTATGCGTTGCGTCGGCAAACTGAACCCTCTACTATCGTTCCATAAATTCACTCATAAACGATGATCTAATGCAGAAATTACGCCTAATTTGTCTCGCAGTGCTAAGTCTAAGCATCAGTTGGGGCGCGCACGCTGAAGAAAAACGCTACATCTCCGATGAGCTAATCACCTACGTCCATAGCGGCCCCGGTAACCAATACCGCATTCTCGGCACGCTAAATGCCGGCGATGAAGTCACCCTGATCAGCGTTAACGAAGCGGCAGATTATGGCCAAATTCGCGACAGTAAAGGGCGTACCACTTGGATCCCAATGGATCAATTGAGTCAGTCGCCAAGTATGCGAGTGCGTTTACCTGATTTGGAACAACAGGTTAAAACCCTGACGGACAAACTGGCTAATATTGATAATAGCTGGAATCAGCGTACCGCTGAAATGCAGCAGAAAGTTGCGGCCAGCGACGGCGTGATTAACGCGCTGAAACAAGAAAATGCAGCGCTGAAAAACCAATTGGTTGTCGCGCAGAAGAAAGTGAACGCCGTCAACCTACAGTTGGATGACAAGCAGCGCACCATTATTCTGCAATGGTTTATGTACGGTGGCGGCGTTGCCGGTATCGGTCTGCTGCTGGGTCTGGTATTGCCGCACCTTATCCCAAGCCGTAAGAAAAATAACCGCTGGATGAATTAATCGCGGAAACTGTAGATTGAATCCTATCGGCTGCCATCAGGCGGCCGATTTTATTTGCTCGCCCCACCTCGCTATACTCTGGTCAGGCCTTAAGCCTCTTATTTCAGAATCATCGATACAATCGGTATCAGGAGAATAACAGTGAATATCTACCTGGTCGGCGGTGCCGTACGCGACAATTTATTAAATCTGCCGGTCACCGAGCGGGATTGGGTAGTGGTCGGTGCCACTCCTGAGCAGTTGCTTTCTCTAGGTTATCAGCAGGTCGGCAAGGATTTCCCGGTATTCCTTCATCCGGTCAGCCGTGAAGAATATGCTTTGGCACGTACCGAGCGAAAATCCGGTCAGGGTTACACCGGCTTTACCTGCTATGCCGCACCGGACGTCACGCTGGAAGAAGATTTACTCCGTCGGGATCTGACCATCAACGCCATTGCCCGTAGCGCGGAAGGCGAACTTTTTGATCCTTATCATGGCCAAAAGGATCTGGAAAACCGCATTTTGCGCCATGTTTCTGACGCCTTTGGCGAAGATCCACTACGCGTACTGCGAGTCGCCCGCTTTGCCGCTCGCTTTGCTCATCTGGGCTTTTCTATCGCGCCAGAGACTCAGATATTAATGCGCCAAATGGCCGACAGCGGCGAGCTTTCGGCGCTCACGCCAGAGCGCGTATGGAAAGAAACAGAAAAAGCCTTAATCAGCCAGAGTCCACAAACCTATTTTCAGGTTTTACGCGACTGCGGCGCGCTGGCTGTGCTGTTCCCGGAAATTGACGCGCTGTTTGGCGTGCCTGCTCCGGAGAAATGGCATCCAGAGATTGATACCGGTATCCATACTTTGATGACGCTGGCCATTGCCGCACAGCTTAGTCCAGACATTGATATTCGCTTCGCCGCACTGTGCCACGATTTAGGCAAGGGACTGACGCCCAAAGAATTCTGGCCGCGTCACCACGGCCATGGCCCCGCAGGTGTCAAACGGGTAGAGAAAATGTGCCAACGCCTGCGAGTACCCAATCCTATTCGGGATTTGGCAAAACTAGTGGCGGAATATCACGATTTGATTCATACCGTCGATAAATTGCGCCCGGAAACCCTACTCAAGTTGTTTGACGCCATTGACGTCTGGCGCAAACCGGAACGTTTAGAGCAAATGATTATGACCAGCGAAGCCGATGCCCGTGGGCGCACCGGTTTTGAAAATAATCCTTATCCGCAGGGCGATTATCTGCGCGCGGCCTATCAGGTTGCTAATGGCGTGTCGATCAAGGAAGTGGTTGCCAGCGGCCTGCAAGGTCTGGCGATTAGGGATGAAGTCAAACGTCGCCGCCAGCAAGCGTTGGCAGACTGGAAACTGACTCTCTGCGAAACTAACCAGAACAGCGAATTTCAATAAACAGGTGTAAAAAAGCCCTGTTAAATCAGGGCTTTTTTTGGCATTTATTAACTTAAAAAGTTTACATAAATACCCAATACACTGCCGCGGCCACTACAAAACGGTAAATAGCGAAAGGCACAAACGAGATTCGCTTAATCAATGACAGGAAGGTTTTGATAGCAATCAGCGCCACCACGAATGCCGTAGCAAAACCAACGGCAAACATCGGTAAATCGCCCAAAGTCAGGAAGTGCAGGCTCTTATACAAATCCAATCCGCTGGCACCCAACATCATAGGTACGGCCAGAATAAACGAAAATTCAGATGCTGCATAACGGCTCACGCCGGTCAGCATACCGCCAGAAATGGTCGCCCCAGAGCGGGAGAAGCCCGGCCACAGAGCTAAACACTGGAAGCAGCCAATCATAAATGCCTGACGATACGTAATATCGTCCAACCCAACCGCTTTAGGGTTTTTAGGTTTCAGCCATTCCGCCGCCAGCAGCAGCAGGCCGCCGACCACCAAGGCGTACATCACACTTTGAGGCTGAAACAATGACTTTATCGCATCGTGGAATACCAGACCCAAGACGACCGCCGGAATCATGGCCAATAATATGTGCCCGAGCGTTAAATGACCGCCGGTCTGGCCATCGTTAGCCACTTTCTTACCGCCAAAGTGGATACCGATCAGGCCGAACAACCTGCGCCAGAACACCACGACCACGGCCAGAATCGAGCCTAACTGGATGATAACTTCGAAAGTTTCAGCTTTCTCACCGGTAAAGCCCAAGAGATGGCCCACGATGATCATATGTCCGGTTGATGATACTGGTAGAAACTCGGTTAAACCTTCGACCACGCCCAGAATAAATGCCACAAACAGCGAATACATATCCGTCATCTACGCTACCCATACCCAATAAGAGAAAACCACAAAAAAACGGCAATGTTATAGAAAAACACTGCCGTTTAAATTCTATTAAATTGAAAACATCAACCGCCGTAATATGACCAGCTTATCAATGGATGGTTTCATTTTTATGGCACTTTGTCGCCAGAAAAATCAGCAGGTTCGCTCACCGCGTTCAATTATTACGCCGACGTTGCGAGCTTCCGCTACTGCGCCAGGTTTGCTGACCTTGATTCTCACCCAGGGAGAAGCAAAACGCTGCAATAATATTTCGGCAACTTCTTCTGCCACTCGCTCAACCAATGCAAAACGCTGGCCTTCGACGTGTTTCAAGATGGCATCGCTGATATCAGCATAGCTTAAACAATCGCTGACATCGTCACTGGCGGCCGCTTTGCGGTTATTCCATCCCATTTCGATATCGAACACTAACTTCTGTTTAATAGTCTGTTCCCAGTCATAAACACCGATGGTGGTAATCACGCTGAGTTCTTCAATAAATACGATGTCCATCACGTCATTCTCTGTTTTTGTGCCTACCGGATATCACTTCCAGCCGAATATGCGTATTATCCACTGATGTTGCGATTAAAACGACCATTATTAAACGGGGCGGCGTTATGAGTGCTATCGCGCTTGGTATGATTCTCTTCGCGTATTTGTGTGGCTCAATTTCCAGCGCGATTCTGGTGTGTCGAATCGCTAAATTACCCGATCCGCGTGAAAACGGTTCAGGGAATCCCGGAGCGACCAACGTATTACGCATCGGCGGCCGCACGGCAGCGGCGGCAGTATTAGTGTTTGATGTGATAAAAGGTATGCTGCCGGTATGGATCGCTTATCTTCTGCATGTTTCCCCTCTTTACCTTGGCATTACCGCTATCGCCGCCTGTCTGGGCCATATCTATCCGGTATTCTTTAATTTTCGCGGTGGCAAGGGCGTAGCGACGGCTTTTGGTGCTATCGCACCTATCGGCTGGGATCTCACGGGTTTAATGACAGGAACCTGGCTGCTAACAGTACTGTTGAGCGGTTACTCCTCATTAGGTGCGATTGTCAGCGCCCTGATAGCCCCGTTTTATGTCTGGTGGTTTAAACCACAGTTTACCTTCCCGGTCGCTATGCTTTCCTGCCTGATTCTGATGCGTCACCACGATAATATTCAGCGTTTATGGCGCGGTCAGGAAAGTAAAATTTGGGACAAGTTGAAGAAGAAAAGACAGAAAACCGCTGCCGAAGAAGCAGAAGAACAGGAGTTGGAAGACTGATTTAGCGCTCGTCCGCTCCCGTAACTCAGTTCTGATGACAGAGCGAGAGCGAGGCAAGCGCTGAGGATTAAAAAAGCGGAGTGAGTGGGCTAAAATCCATGAACATTTTGAATGACTGCGGCAACGCAGCCGCAGCCCTGCCTAGACTTTCGGAAGTTCAGCCAACGGCCAACGTGGCCTAACCGACACCGTCAACTCGCTATTCACACCAGTTTTCAGCCTAATCATGCCCGCATAAGCGATCATCGCGCCATTATCTGTGCAAAATTCAGGACGAGCGTAGAACACTTCGCCGCCGCGTTTTTGCATCATTTCGGCTAATTTACGACGCAATGTGGTGTTGGCGCTCACCCCACCGGCGATAACTAAACGTTTGAAGCCGGTTTGATCCAGCGCCCGTCTACATTTGATTGCTAATGTATCCACGACCGCATCTTCAAAGGCGCGAGCAATATCGGCGCGAGTCTGATCGTCATTACCGTTGGCGCGAATGGTATTGGCGGCAAAGGTTTTCAGGCCGGAAAAGCTAAAATCTAGCCCCGGACGGTCAGTCATTGGCCGAGGGAACGTGAAGCGGGAAGCATCCCCTTGTTGAGCCATACGTGACAGCATCGGCCCGCCGGGATAATCCAGACCTAACAGCTTTGCGGTTTTATCGAAAGCTTCACCAGCCGCATCATCAACGGATTCACCAAGCAGTTGGTATTCGCCAATGCCGGTCACGCTGATTAATTGCGTATGACCGCCGGAAACCAGCAAAGCGACAAACGGAAACTCTGGCGCGTTTTCTTCCAGCATAGGCGCCAACAGGTGGCCTTCCATATGATGAACCGGCACCGCAGGCACATTCCAGGCAAAAGCCAACGCGCGGCCAATGGTGGCACCAACCAGCAAAGCACCGACCAAACCCGGCCCGGCGGTATAGGCTACGCCGTCGATATCTTCCGGTTTCAGATTGGCTTCTTTTAAAGCAGCCTGAATCAGCGGTACGGTTTTTCGCACGTGATCGCGCGAGGCCAGTTCAGGAACTACGCCGCCGTAATCTGCGTGTAATTTGACCTGACTGTATAATTGGTTGGCTAACAGACCGGTTTCATCGTCATAAACTGCAATTCCGGTTTCATCGCAGGATGTTTCTATACCCAAGACTCGCATTACATTTCCCATCATTCACGTGCGGCGGACAGTTTACCACAACCGTGAGGACAGTCATGGTTTCTGCTATTGACTGTTTATTTAGTTTTTCAGAAAACATCATTTCCCTATGCAATGGCCTGATTTCTCTGCGGAAGGTCGCCAGAATGTTGTTGAGTCTCACTATAATTGAAAAAATTGTTGATTCGTTCGACCCGAACCGCTGTTTAGTATATAATCAGCGCCCGCCGCACTTCTGATAATAAAACAGTGGTCGGTCATACAGGGGCGTGCCTGTTTCAATTTGCTGTGGTGCTTTACAACGCAGCATCCATTGAAGTAAAATTCCGCACCATTTTGAGAAGGCTGGCACTTGGCCAGCAGAAACCGATTTCTATTGAGGTGAGAGGCACATGCCGGTAATTAAAGTACGTGAAAACGAGCCATTCGACGTAGCTCTTCGTCGTTTCAAACGTTCCTGCGAAAAAGCAGGTGTTTTAGCTGAAGTTCGTCGTCGTGAGTTCTATGAAAAACCGACTACCGAACGTAAACGCGCTAAAGCTTCTGCTGTAAAACGTCACGCGAAGAAATTGGCTCGCGAAAACGCACGCCGCACTCGTCTGTATTAATTCTTCGGGGGCAACCCCGCAGCGTGATTTGTTAGTTTCTAAGAACGCGCAGACCGAGTAGTTGCAACGAAGGCCGTGCTTTCCGAAAGGAATGCGCGGCTTATTCTCGTTTATGGACTAGCGAATAGGGGCTTATGGCTGGACGAATTCCGCGGGTATTTATCAATGACTTGCTGGCTAGAACCGACATCGTCGATCTTATCGATGCCCGGGTAAAGCTGAAGAAGCAAGGCAAAAATTATCACGCGTGTTGTCCGTTCCATCATGAGAAAACACCCTCATTCACCGTTAATGGCGAAAAGCAGTTTTATCACTGTTTTGGCTGTGGTGCCCACGGCAACGCGGTAGATTTTTTGATGAATTACGATCGACTGGAGTTTGTCGAAAGTATCGAAGAATTAGCTACCATGCACGGGCTGGAAGTGCCTTACGAGGCAGGAACCGGCAGCACGCAGATCGAACGTCATCAACGACAAAGTCTTTATCAATTGATGGATCAGCTTAGCGCTTTCTATCAGCAGTCACTCAATAGCCCATCAGCTAAACAGGCACGTGGTTATCTCGAACACCGCGGTTTGAGTGAAGATATTATCCACCATTTCGCCATTGGTTTTGCTCCCGCAGGTTGGGACAATGCCTTAAAACGCTTTGGTCGTGATGCCGAAAGTCGTACCGCACTGAACGATGCCGGTATGCTGGTGACTAATGATACAGGGCGAACTTACGACCGTTTCCGTGAACGCGTTATGTTCCCAATTCGCGATAAGCGCGGGCGAGTAATCGCTTTTGGTGGTCGTATTCTGGGGGACGGTGTTCCCAAATACCTCAACTCACCGGAAACAGAAATTTTTCATAAGGGTCGCCAGTTATACGGCTTGTATGAAGCACAGGTTATTCATCCCAATCCAACGCGTTTACTCGTGGTGGAGGGGTATATGGATGTGGTGGCGTTAGCGCAATTTGGCATTGATTATGCCGTTGCCTCACTTGGAACCTCAACGACGGCTGAACATATTCAGCTGCTGTTCCGCGCCACCGATCAGGTTATTTGCTGTTATGACGGCGACCGGGCTGGCCGAGATGCCGCCTGGCGGGCATTGGAAACCGCTCTGCCCTATTTGAACGATGGCCGTCAGCTACGTTTTATGTTTTTACCTGACGGAGAAGATCCCGATACGCTGGTGCGTAAAGAAGGTAAAGAGGCGTTCGAACAAAGGATGGAGCAGGCGCAGCCGCTATCAACCTTCTTGTTCGAAACTCTCATGCCGCAGGTCGATTTGAGCAGCCCCGATGGGCGAGCCAAATTAAGTACCTTGGCGCTGCCTTTAATCAGCCAGGTGCCGGGAGAAACGCTGCGGCTTTATCTGCGCCAGCAGTTAGGTAACAAATTAGGCATCCTGGATGATAGTCAGCTAGATAAGCTGATGCCTAAACAGGCTGAAAACACGAATACCTACCAACCGCCCCAGCTAAAACGCACAACCATGCGTATACTTATAGGGCTACTGGTACAAAACCCGCAACTGGCTACACTTATTCCCTCACTACAGGGAGTTGAGCAGGCGAAACTGGCTGGATTACCGCTATTTATTGAGCTGGTAAATACCTGTTTGGCTCAGCCGGGGCTGACGACAGGCCAATTGCTGGAACAGTATCGTGATAATAAATTCAGTCAACAGCTTGAAACCTTGGCAACTTGGAACCACATGATTGCTGAGGAGATGGTCGAGCCGACCTTTGTCGATACGCTGGCGAGTCTGTATGACTCAATTTTGGAACAGCGTCAGGAAACATTGATTG carries:
- the hldE gene encoding bifunctional D-glycero-beta-D-manno-heptose-7-phosphate kinase/D-glycero-beta-D-manno-heptose 1-phosphate adenylyltransferase HldE, with the translated sequence MKVTLPDFRRAGVLVVGDVMLDRYWYGPTSRISPEAPVPVVKVDTIEERPGGAANVAMNIASLGAASQLVGLTGIDDAARALTSKLNEVNVRCDFVSLPTHPTITKLRVLSRNQQLIRLDFEEGFDGVDPQPMFDRIQQALPHIGALVLSDYAKGALVSVQQMIKLARAAKVPVLIDPKGSDFERYRGATLLTPNLSEFEAVVGHCKTEDELVSRGMKLVADFELSALLVTRSEQGMTLLQLGQPPLHLPTQAQEVFDVTGAGDTVIGVLASALAAGKTLEESCFLANAAAGVVVGKLGTSTVSPIELENAIRGRASTGFGVMTEEQLKTAVAQARQRGEKIVMTNGIFDILHAGHVSYLANARKLGDRLIVAVNSDASTKRLKGEKRPVNPLDQRMIVLGALESVDWVVSFEEDTPQRLIAGVLPDLLVKGGDYKPEDIAGSAEVWAAGGEVKVLNFEDGVSTTNIIQSIKNGRG
- the glnE gene encoding bifunctional [glutamate--ammonia ligase]-adenylyl-L-tyrosine phosphorylase/[glutamate--ammonia-ligase] adenylyltransferase; its protein translation is MLPLSSELQVQAQSIVQRFHELPISRTLTEEDVAVLTLSDFVSDMLLIHPEWLDELHQQPPQADEWPRYPDWLGQVLSEVQDEAALMKALRLFRRRMMVRIAWSQALQTSTTEETLQQLSGLAESIIIASRDWLYQTCCKEWGTPCNSEGVPQPLLILGMGKLGGGELNFSSDIDLIFSYPENGHTQGGRRELDNAQFFTRLGQRLIKALDQQTIDGFVYRVDMRLRPFGDSGPLVLSFAALEDYYQEQGRDWERYAMVKARLMGGAEDYYSQELRRTLRPFVFRRYIDFSVIQSLRNMKGMIAREVRRRGLKDNIKLGAGGIREIEFITQVFQLIRGGREPRLQERALLPTLQAVSELGLLTQRQVDYLCTSYLFLRRLENLLQAIGDEQTQTLPSDGLNQARLAWGMGKRNWAELTDALDNHMQSVRLVFDDLIGDDTPDVGEDACYVSYNSLWQDALDEGDLAPLTPHLDEHARRHFLSTLASFRHDVDKRTIGPRGRDKLDQLMPRLLAEVCPRRDADIALSRLIQLLLSIVTRTTYLELLLEYHAALTHVIKLCAASPMVASQLARYPLLLDELLDPHSLYQPLAPGAYRDELRQYLLRVPEDDEEQQLEALRQFKQAQQLRIAAGDITEALPVMKVSDHLTYLAEAIIDAVIQQAWNQMVKRYGQPTHLQNREGRGFAVIGYGKLGGWELGYSSDLDLVFLLDCPLDVMTDGERSIDGRQFYLRLAQRVMHLFSTRTSSGILYEVDARLRPSGESGMLVSTIEAFAEYQQSEAWTWEHQALVRARMVYGDESLQQEFVAIRQRILCQPRNDLTLQQEVREMREKMRNHLGSKQRDTFDIKADAGGITDIEFIAQYLVLRYAAGEPRLTRWSDNVRIFELMANYGIMEQQEAVALTQAYVTMRDEIHHLALQELSSKVAADCFIAEREQVAASWQHWLG
- a CDS encoding inorganic triphosphatase — its product is MTVEIELKFIATPAAIAALPGQIASWPHEHFAPQTLTNIYFETEDGRLREHDMGLRIRGCDGQFEMTIKTGGKVVGGLHQRPEYNVTIDKPELDLAQFPVEIWPEGWDVTALQAELKPLFQTDFVREKWVVTYQQSLIELALDLGNVTANDLSEALHEVELELKQGNQADLLALAAELAQNGGLRQGSLSKAARGYHLAKGNPAREVRPLLVVQPAPKSTVEQGMSAGLEMALDHWQYHEELWLRGDESAKAMIIEALAMIRQIMTVFGGLVPRKASTELRALLTELEPLLAAKNAEAEQLCYSAAYLKCKLALTSWLVNAGWRPFLDAKGQSKLQGSFKRFADIMLSRSAADLKEAFTHHMDDDGYLAQLPRLNRQILSFQLLSGFYPQSEWHPYIDGWFGLQQAIVERQGHWRDTARKEALAQPAFWLNGAAR